From the genome of Spirosomataceae bacterium TFI 002, one region includes:
- a CDS encoding Uncharacterized conserved protein, DUF433 family gives MERITFNPEQCGGKPCIRGMRIRVSDVLELLANGISIEEIVNDELPQLEREDVVACLNYALSKLNHPVIKAA, from the coding sequence TAACATTTAACCCTGAGCAATGTGGGGGGAAACCATGCATAAGGGGTATGAGAATAAGAGTAAGTGATGTTCTTGAGCTTTTAGCAAATGGAATTTCAATTGAAGAAATTGTAAATGATGAACTACCTCAATTAGAAAGAGAAGATGTCGTCGCTTGCCTCAACTATGCCCTTTCAAAACTAAATCATCCCGTTATTAAAGCTGCTTGA